In Hyla sarda isolate aHylSar1 unplaced genomic scaffold, aHylSar1.hap1 scaffold_1061, whole genome shotgun sequence, a genomic segment contains:
- the LOC130299685 gene encoding uncharacterized protein LOC130299685, whose amino-acid sequence MASASDGDPGMVPSYAKLKNSVRISYLEDQRKNRDLKYIVEQVLLGVFGLRKHEILSIQDYPKRGVYDVTFTEGGIYKDFVIQMKKVSGDARLSGIRIVEHFPDELMLLVIKMYSPYVKEDEIVVFLRNFCKKIINRGKVMNECGIWSSKWKFLVEFKEDLLLPGRKVMPPARFKLGNVNGDVFFPGMPNFCRACRRYGHDKNVCESTCTNCGSTEHSSRECTKEKKCSLCYRVDHLYASCPHRNKEKQQRSQPDPRHMNREDSKPEENPTDQHGESATSDEDGYEKPSSMKVRRKEKKAWQTGAPLSQQRGSNLDEAVSKPQSAPLRKPENVGAKRRKTGTGREEAFVEEEGGVGMPSGVPAPSPSETGNSSMVPDTVEVVVPDQLPGVAPTGHPGEEMDTGQGDGDGTTPVPAKRNPLLSPLPEDLQEEFSSYRNVASLTKHHTRNMKKTGSMAPQCGQGPTHLNLEELLYFLRSIPEKEILDTINSFNLDVFNTKILPQSWKMVNFNKCEILKVGKLDTRDIKVPVVEKVKILEGLILELHPQLPSVPGFPTP is encoded by the exons ATGGCGTCAGCCAGTGACGGAGATCCAGGCATGGTACCATCTTATGCCAAGCTCAAGAACTCAGTACGTATATCGTACTTGGAGGACCAGAGAAAGAACCGGGACCTGAAGTACATCGTGGAGCAAGTTCTGCTGGGCGTCTTTGGATTAAGGAAGCATGAGATATTATCCATCCAAGATTATCCGAAAAGAGGAGTATACGATGTTACTtttacggaaggaggtatttacaAGGACTTTGTTATACAGATGAAGAAGGTAAGCGGAGATGCCCGCTTGAGTGGAATAAGAATTGTTGAGCACTTTCCCGATGAACTTATGCTTTTAGTtataaaaatgtactctccatacGTTAAAGAAGatgaaattgttgtgtttttaaggaatttttgtaaaaaaattataaatagagGGAAAGTGATGAATGAGTGTGGAATATGGTCCTCTAAGTGGAAGTTTCTGGTTGAGTTCAAAGAAGATCTATTACTCCCAGGACGAAAGGTTATGCCTCCAGCTCGGTTCAAGTTAGGAAATGTAAATGGTGACGTGTTTTTCCCAGGAATGCCCAATTTCTGCAGAGCTTGTAGAAGATATGGACATGATAAAAACGTATGTGAGAGTACATGTACAAATTGTGGCAGCACTGAGCACTCCTCCAGAGAatgcacaaaagaaaagaaatgcagTTTATGTTACAGAGTTGACCATTTGTATGCTTCTTGTCCTCACAGAAACAAAGAGAAACAACAGAGAAGCCAGCCAGACCCCCGTCATATGAACAGAGAAGACAGCAAACCAGAAGAAAACCCAACTGATCAACATGGTGAGTCTGCTACCTCTGATGAAGATGGATATGAGAAACCCTCCAGCATGAAGGTAAGAAGAAAGGAGAAGAAAGCATGGCAGACAGGAGCTCCTCTCTCGCAGCAGAGGGGTAGTAACCTGGATGAAGCTGTCAGCAAGCCTCAGAGtgcccccctgaggaagccagaaAATGTTGGGGCTAAGAGAAGAAAGACCGGAACAGGAAGAGAAGAGGCGTTTGTggaagaagaggggggggtagGGATGCCATCAGGTGTTCCAGCCCCCTCCCCAAGTGAAACAGGCAACTCGTCCATGGTTCCCGACACGGTGGAAGTCGTTGTGCCCGACCAGCTGCCCGGGGTGGCTCCGACAGGTCATCCCGGGGAGGAGATGGACACTGGGCAAGGTGACGGAGACGGGACAACCCCTGTTCCGGCGAAGAGGAATCCTCTCCTTAGTCCCCTACCGGAGGATCTTCAGGAGGAG TTTTCTTCTtacaggaatgtggcatcccTCACCAAGCATCATACAAGAAATATGAAGAAGACTGGAAGCATGGCCCCTCAGTGTGGTCAGGGTCCAACGCATCTAAATCTGGAGGAGTTGCTATACTTTTTAAGG TCTATCCCAGAGAAGGAAATATTGGATACCATAAACAGTTTTAATTTGG ATGTTTTTAATACCAAGATTTTACCACAGTCATGGAAAATGG TGAATTTTAACAAGTGCGAGATTTTAAAAGTCGGCAAGCTGGATACAAGAGACATAAAGGTACCGGTagtagaaaaagtaaaaattttag AAGGACTTATCCTGGAGCTGCATCCACAGTTGCCTTCCGTGCCGGGCTTTCCAACACCGTAG